The following coding sequences are from one Kosakonia sp. H02 window:
- a CDS encoding two-component-system connector protein YcgZ: MKEFPGKGTGESALCPQGNTPSTEETLGAIVIEMLREKRQVSRQSLCIKLASRIDNETDPLLEAHYGELLGLVFGKKTNT, translated from the coding sequence GTGAAGGAATTCCCGGGTAAGGGTACTGGAGAGAGCGCTTTGTGCCCGCAGGGCAACACGCCCTCCACCGAAGAGACGTTAGGGGCGATTGTGATCGAGATGCTGCGTGAGAAGCGACAAGTCAGCCGCCAGAGTCTGTGCATTAAGTTGGCATCACGCATCGATAATGAAACCGATCCGTTACTCGAAGCCCATTATGGCGAGCTACTTGGCCTGGTTTTTGGAAAGAAAACAAACACATAA
- a CDS encoding oxidoreductase: protein MSDIIRVGLIGYGYASKTFHAPLIAGTAGMTLAAISSSDESKVKTDWPAVQVVSDPKRLFNDPNIDLIVIPTPNDTHFPLAKAALEAGKHVVVDKPFTVTLSQARELDALARSCGRLLSVFHNRRWDSDFLTLKALLADGALGEVTYFESHFDRFRPQVRNRWREQGGPGSGIWYDLAPHLLDQAVNLFGLPVSLTVDLAQLRPGAQSTDYFHAVLAYPQRRVVLHGTMLAAAESARYIVHGTRGSYVKYGLDPQEERLKNGEKLPQEDWGYDMRDGVLTRVDGEERKEETWLTLPGNYPAYYAAIRDALNGVGENPVPASQAIRIMELIELGIESAKHRATLSLT, encoded by the coding sequence ATGAGTGACATTATCCGTGTTGGATTAATTGGTTATGGCTACGCTAGTAAAACATTTCATGCTCCGCTGATTGCGGGTACTGCGGGAATGACGCTGGCTGCTATTTCCAGCAGTGATGAATCGAAAGTGAAAACGGATTGGCCAGCCGTACAGGTCGTTTCAGACCCTAAACGCCTGTTCAACGATCCGAATATCGATTTAATCGTCATCCCTACGCCGAACGACACCCACTTCCCGCTGGCAAAAGCGGCGCTTGAAGCCGGTAAACATGTGGTAGTGGATAAACCGTTTACCGTGACACTGTCACAAGCTCGTGAGCTGGACGCGTTGGCGCGTAGCTGTGGTCGCTTGTTGTCAGTGTTTCATAACCGCCGCTGGGACAGTGATTTCCTCACCCTGAAAGCGCTCCTGGCCGACGGCGCGCTCGGTGAAGTGACCTATTTCGAATCGCACTTCGATCGTTTTCGCCCGCAGGTGCGTAACCGTTGGCGTGAACAGGGCGGTCCGGGTAGCGGCATCTGGTACGATTTAGCGCCGCACTTGCTCGATCAGGCGGTCAACCTGTTTGGTCTGCCGGTTTCTCTGACTGTCGATCTGGCGCAACTGCGCCCGGGTGCACAATCCACCGACTATTTCCACGCCGTGCTGGCTTATCCGCAGCGTCGCGTCGTACTGCATGGCACGATGCTGGCAGCGGCAGAATCTGCGCGTTATATCGTGCATGGCACGCGTGGAAGCTACGTAAAATATGGGCTGGATCCGCAGGAAGAGCGCCTGAAAAACGGCGAGAAATTGCCGCAAGAGGACTGGGGTTACGACATGCGCGATGGGGTATTAACCCGGGTGGATGGCGAAGAGCGCAAAGAAGAGACCTGGCTGACGCTGCCGGGTAACTACCCGGCGTACTATGCGGCGATCCGTGATGCGCTCAACGGCGTGGGGGAAAACCCGGTTCCGGCGAGCCAGGCTATCCGCATCATGGAACTGATTGAATTGGGTATTGAGTCGGCAAAACATCGCGCGACCCTGAGTCTCACCTGA
- a CDS encoding YdgA family protein encodes MKKTLVAAGIIVALGVVWTGGAWYTGKQIESRLAEMVSQANAQIKRNAPEANVELSAQDYKRSLFSSTFTLQIKPLPGSTNTWLKPGQSIVLHEDVDHGPFPLAQLKSFSLTPAMASVHTQLVNNEVTKGLFDIAKGESPFVAETRIGYGGDTRSDITLRPLSSEKEGEKVAFSGGNFRFSADKDGNALSLSGEAQSGLVDTVNEFGQKVQLSFNNLKTDGSSEIAEFDERTGSQKMSLDKLSISVENKEMAVLEGMNLTAKSDIADDKKNINSQVDYTLNSLKVQGQDLGSGKLTLKVGQLDGKAWHQASQQYDAQVRALMAQPDVVQNPELYQQKATEALLNVVPLLLKGEPVITVAPLSWKNAKGESTFNLSLFLKDPATTPDAPQTLAAQVDRNVKSLDSKLSIPVDMATEVMTQVAKLQGYQQEDAAKLANQQVKGLAAMGQMFRITTLENNTILTSLQYANGQVTLNGEKMPLEQFVGMFGLPSLQPAQPDETVPPVPAVPQQ; translated from the coding sequence ATGAAAAAAACGTTGGTTGCCGCAGGGATCATTGTTGCACTGGGAGTCGTCTGGACAGGCGGAGCCTGGTACACAGGAAAACAAATTGAAAGTCGTCTGGCCGAAATGGTCAGCCAGGCGAATGCGCAAATCAAGCGCAACGCGCCAGAAGCCAACGTGGAGCTCTCGGCGCAGGATTACAAACGCAGCCTCTTCTCAAGTACCTTCACCCTGCAAATCAAACCGCTGCCGGGCAGCACGAATACGTGGCTGAAACCGGGTCAGAGCATCGTTCTGCATGAAGATGTCGATCACGGCCCCTTCCCGCTGGCGCAGTTGAAATCCTTTAGCCTGACACCCGCCATGGCATCCGTGCATACGCAACTGGTGAATAATGAGGTCACTAAAGGGCTGTTTGATATTGCCAAAGGGGAATCGCCTTTTGTGGCTGAAACCCGTATCGGTTACGGTGGCGATACCCGCAGTGATATCACGTTGCGCCCGCTGAGCTCTGAAAAAGAGGGTGAAAAAGTCGCCTTTAGCGGCGGGAATTTCCGCTTCAGCGCTGACAAAGACGGCAATGCCCTCTCGCTGAGCGGTGAAGCACAGAGCGGCCTGGTCGATACGGTCAATGAGTTCGGCCAGAAAGTGCAGTTATCGTTCAACAACCTGAAAACGGACGGTTCCAGCGAAATCGCAGAGTTTGATGAGCGCACCGGCAGCCAGAAAATGAGCCTCGATAAGCTCTCTATTTCCGTTGAGAACAAAGAGATGGCGGTGCTGGAAGGCATGAACTTAACGGCCAAATCCGACATCGCCGATGATAAGAAAAACATCAATAGCCAGGTCGACTACACGCTGAATAGCCTGAAAGTTCAGGGCCAGGATCTGGGTAGCGGAAAGCTGACGCTGAAAGTCGGCCAACTGGACGGCAAAGCCTGGCATCAAGCCAGCCAGCAGTATGACGCGCAGGTTCGTGCATTAATGGCACAACCGGATGTCGTGCAGAACCCGGAACTGTACCAGCAGAAAGCCACCGAAGCGCTCCTCAACGTTGTGCCGTTGCTGCTTAAAGGCGAGCCGGTTATCACTGTTGCTCCGCTGAGCTGGAAAAATGCGAAAGGGGAATCCACTTTTAACCTGTCGCTGTTCCTGAAAGATCCCGCTACCACGCCTGACGCGCCGCAAACGCTGGCCGCTCAAGTGGACAGGAACGTGAAATCTCTCGACAGCAAGTTGTCCATTCCGGTAGATATGGCGACAGAGGTAATGACTCAGGTGGCGAAATTGCAGGGTTACCAGCAGGAAGACGCTGCCAAACTTGCGAACCAGCAGGTTAAAGGCCTTGCGGCGATGGGACAGATGTTCCGCATCACCACCCTTGAGAACAATACCATTCTCACCAGCCTGCAATATGCTAACGGCCAGGTCACGCTGAACGGCGAGAAAATGCCGCTTGAGCAGTTTGTCGGCATGTTTGGTCTGCCATCGCTTCAGCCCGCGCAGCCGGACGAAACCGTCCCCCCGGTACCTGCCGTTCCGCAACAGTAA
- a CDS encoding MalY/PatB family protein — protein sequence MDNFDFSTVIDRHGTWCTQWDYVTDRFGRADLLPFTISDMDFATAPCIISAMQQRLAHGVLGYSRWKNDDFLGAIEHWLASRFATKIDSQTIVYGPSVIWMIAEMIRQWSQPGDGIVVHTPAYDAFYKAIAANQRQLLAVPLQQNETGWYCDMAQLEAVLARPESKILLLCSPQNPTGKVWTHEELATMAALCGRYNVKVISDEIHMDMVWSDHPHIPWSNVARGPWALFSSASKSFNIPALTGAWGIIGDEDTRLAWLEALKNGNGLSSPAVLSIIAHIAAYRDGAPWLDALRTYLQANLAYVARSLNRAFPQLDWRLPESTYLAWIDLRPLAVDDAALQTRLIDEQKVAIMRGDTYGNEGQGFVRLNVGCPRVKLEQGVAGLIAALTSLR from the coding sequence ATGGATAATTTTGATTTTTCTACGGTTATTGACAGACATGGAACCTGGTGCACGCAGTGGGATTATGTGACCGATCGCTTTGGCCGTGCGGATTTGCTCCCGTTCACCATTTCCGATATGGATTTCGCCACCGCGCCCTGCATCATTAGCGCCATGCAACAGCGTCTGGCGCACGGCGTACTGGGCTATAGCCGCTGGAAGAACGATGATTTCCTCGGGGCCATTGAACACTGGCTCGCCAGCCGTTTTGCGACTAAAATTGACAGCCAGACGATTGTCTATGGCCCCTCTGTTATCTGGATGATTGCCGAGATGATCCGCCAGTGGTCGCAGCCCGGCGATGGCATTGTGGTACATACCCCGGCTTACGATGCCTTTTACAAAGCGATTGCCGCCAATCAACGACAGTTACTGGCGGTTCCGCTACAGCAAAATGAAACGGGTTGGTATTGCGATATGGCACAACTCGAAGCCGTCCTGGCGCGCCCGGAAAGCAAAATATTGTTGTTATGCAGCCCGCAAAACCCCACCGGCAAGGTGTGGACGCACGAGGAATTAGCCACCATGGCCGCGCTGTGCGGGCGGTATAACGTGAAGGTGATTAGCGATGAGATCCATATGGATATGGTCTGGAGCGACCATCCCCATATTCCGTGGAGCAATGTCGCACGCGGGCCGTGGGCGCTGTTTTCCTCCGCCTCGAAAAGTTTCAACATCCCTGCCCTGACGGGCGCATGGGGAATTATTGGCGATGAGGATACACGGCTTGCCTGGCTGGAGGCGTTAAAAAATGGCAACGGGCTGTCATCACCGGCGGTACTCTCGATAATTGCGCATATTGCTGCATATCGCGACGGCGCACCGTGGCTGGATGCGTTGCGCACTTACCTGCAAGCCAATCTGGCGTATGTTGCCCGTTCGCTTAATCGCGCATTTCCACAACTGGACTGGCGCCTCCCTGAATCCACTTATCTGGCGTGGATCGATTTACGCCCGCTGGCCGTAGACGACGCTGCACTGCAAACGCGGCTTATTGATGAGCAAAAAGTCGCCATTATGCGCGGCGACACCTACGGCAACGAAGGCCAGGGGTTTGTTCGCCTGAATGTTGGCTGCCCGCGCGTGAAACTGGAACAGGGCGTGGCGGGGTTAATCGCCGCACTGACATCGCTGCGTTAA
- the blr gene encoding division septum protein Blr, protein MIAVFNRIIELMGWVALGVSTLLLVFASHIDNYQPPEPSAVAQKK, encoded by the coding sequence ATGATCGCAGTATTCAACCGGATTATTGAACTCATGGGCTGGGTCGCGCTCGGTGTCTCGACCCTCCTTTTGGTTTTTGCCAGCCATATCGATAATTATCAGCCGCCTGAACCGAGCGCTGTGGCACAAAAGAAATAA
- a CDS encoding biofilm development regulator YmgB/AriR family protein encodes MQTTTTEEQLNAYFGANTRNYEEEKKVISDIIYNLQLKQTEVSNKHLILALIGLLETEDDVVKLDIYRSALEMVVQKTPDDL; translated from the coding sequence ATGCAGACGACAACCACAGAAGAACAGCTCAATGCGTATTTTGGTGCGAATACGCGGAATTATGAAGAAGAAAAGAAAGTGATTAGTGACATCATCTATAACCTCCAGTTAAAGCAAACGGAGGTCAGTAATAAACATCTTATTTTGGCGCTGATCGGGCTGTTGGAAACCGAAGACGATGTTGTGAAACTGGATATTTATCGTAGTGCCTTAGAAATGGTCGTGCAGAAAACGCCCGATGATTTATAA
- the ydgT gene encoding transcription modulator YdgT — protein sequence MTVQDYLLKFRKISSLESLEKLFDHLNYTLTESSEIINMYRAADHRRAELVSGGRLFDIGCVPRSVWRYVL from the coding sequence ATGACCGTGCAGGACTATTTATTAAAATTTCGCAAAATCAGTTCGCTTGAAAGCCTGGAAAAATTATTCGATCACCTCAATTACACGCTGACCGAAAGCAGTGAAATCATCAATATGTACCGCGCCGCCGATCACCGCCGCGCAGAATTGGTTTCCGGCGGCCGCTTGTTTGACATTGGGTGCGTTCCCCGCTCGGTATGGCGCTACGTGCTTTAA
- a CDS encoding DUF2569 domain-containing protein, translating to MTTTPAERIGGWLLAPLAWLLVALLSTSLALLLYATALLTPQSVTALGAQPLKETVLWFVSFASTIAIWYYTLWLVIAFFKRRSMVPKHYIIWLLVYVLLAVKAFAFSPVSDELAVRQLLFPLLAAALLVPYFKRSARVKKTFINP from the coding sequence ATGACAACAACACCCGCAGAGAGAATCGGAGGCTGGTTACTCGCTCCTCTGGCCTGGTTGCTGGTCGCGTTATTAAGTACCTCGCTGGCGTTACTGCTGTATGCCACAGCGCTGTTAACCCCGCAGTCGGTGACGGCGCTCGGCGCACAGCCGCTGAAAGAGACCGTGCTGTGGTTTGTCTCGTTCGCATCGACTATCGCCATCTGGTATTACACGCTGTGGCTGGTTATCGCGTTTTTTAAACGCCGCAGCATGGTGCCGAAGCACTATATTATCTGGCTGCTGGTCTATGTTTTGTTGGCGGTAAAAGCCTTTGCTTTTTCCCCGGTTTCCGACGAACTGGCCGTGCGCCAGCTCTTGTTTCCGCTGCTGGCTGCCGCGTTGCTGGTTCCTTACTTCAAGCGCTCTGCGCGCGTTAAGAAGACCTTTATTAATCCGTAA
- the add gene encoding adenosine deaminase, with protein MIDANLPLTDIHRHLDGNIRAQTILDLGRQYNLPLPAQTLDALRPHVQVTSSEPDLVSFLAKLDWGVKVLASLDACRRVAYENMQDAARNGLHYVELRFSPGYMAMTHNLPVAGVVEAVIAGVREGSRDFNVQVRLIGILSRTFGEAACLQELEALLAHRDGITALDLAGDELGFPGSLFLSHFNRARDAGWQITVHAGEAAGPESIWQAIRELGAVRIGHGVKAIEDASLMDFLAEQRIGIESCLTSNIQTSTVASLDRHPLKRFLEHGILASINTDDPAVQGIDIGHEYEIAAPAAGLSREQIRQAQINGLEMAFLSAAEKQALRERVAQA; from the coding sequence ATGATTGATGCAAACCTGCCCTTAACTGATATTCATCGCCATCTCGACGGCAACATTCGTGCCCAAACCATTCTCGATCTTGGCCGCCAGTACAATCTCCCCTTGCCCGCTCAAACCCTTGATGCCCTGCGCCCGCACGTCCAGGTGACATCCAGTGAACCGGATCTGGTGAGCTTTCTTGCCAAACTCGACTGGGGCGTCAAAGTGCTGGCTTCACTGGACGCCTGTCGCCGCGTTGCTTATGAGAACATGCAAGACGCCGCGCGAAACGGTTTGCATTATGTTGAGCTGCGTTTCTCGCCGGGTTATATGGCGATGACCCACAACCTGCCAGTGGCGGGCGTTGTGGAAGCGGTTATCGCCGGGGTGCGTGAAGGCAGCCGCGATTTTAATGTTCAGGTACGTTTGATTGGCATTCTGAGCCGCACCTTCGGCGAAGCGGCCTGCTTACAGGAACTGGAAGCGCTGCTGGCGCACCGCGACGGCATTACGGCCCTTGATCTGGCCGGTGATGAGCTCGGTTTCCCCGGCAGTCTGTTCTTGTCGCACTTTAACCGCGCACGGGATGCCGGCTGGCAGATTACCGTTCATGCAGGCGAAGCGGCAGGCCCGGAAAGTATCTGGCAGGCGATCCGTGAACTGGGCGCGGTACGCATCGGACACGGCGTGAAAGCCATTGAAGATGCCTCGCTAATGGATTTCCTGGCAGAGCAGCGGATTGGCATTGAATCCTGCCTGACCTCCAATATTCAGACCAGCACCGTGGCATCCCTCGATCGTCATCCGCTGAAAAGGTTCCTTGAGCACGGCATTCTGGCCAGCATCAATACTGACGATCCGGCGGTACAGGGTATCGACATCGGTCATGAATATGAGATTGCCGCGCCGGCCGCCGGGCTGAGCCGTGAACAGATCCGCCAGGCACAGATTAACGGGCTGGAAATGGCATTTCTGAGTGCAGCGGAAAAGCAGGCCCTGCGCGAACGTGTCGCGCAGGCCTGA
- the malX gene encoding maltose/glucose-specific PTS transporter subunit IIBC → MTGNTAQKITLWEFFQQLGKTFMLPVALLSFCGIMLGIGSSLSSRDVISLIPFLGHPLLQAIFIWMSKIGSFAFSFLPVMFCIAIPLGLAREDKGVAAFSGFVGYAVMSLAVNFWLTARGILPTSDAAVLKSHNVQNVLGIQSIDTGILGAVIAGVIIWRLHERFHTLRLPDALAFFGGTRSVPIVTSVVMGLIGLLIPLVWPWFALGIRGLGHIIESAGDFGPMIFGTGERLLLPFGLQHILVALIRFTDAGGTMEVCGHSVSGALTIFQAQLGCAETHGFSESATRFLSQGKMPAFLGGLPGAALAMYHCAKPENRHKIKGLLISGVIACVVGGTTEPIEFLFLFVAPVLYLIHAVLTGLGFTAMAVLGVTIGNTDGNIIDFIVFGVLHGLATKWYLVPLVAAIWFIVYYALFRFAIKHFDLKTPGRESEVAQSAPASTPGQSGYDVPALLNALGGAQNVQTLDNCITRLRLSVKEMSRVNVDALKAHRAIGVIKVNEHNLQVVIGPQVQSVKDEMAQLMITPQAPSAVEAG, encoded by the coding sequence ATGACGGGTAATACCGCGCAGAAAATAACGTTGTGGGAATTTTTCCAGCAGTTGGGCAAAACCTTTATGTTGCCGGTGGCGCTGCTGTCGTTTTGCGGGATCATGTTGGGCATCGGCAGTTCGCTGAGCAGCCGTGATGTGATCTCCCTTATCCCTTTCTTAGGCCATCCGCTCTTACAGGCCATTTTTATCTGGATGAGCAAAATCGGCTCATTTGCATTTAGTTTCCTGCCCGTGATGTTCTGCATCGCCATTCCGCTGGGTCTTGCGCGTGAAGATAAAGGCGTGGCGGCATTCTCCGGTTTTGTCGGCTATGCGGTCATGAGTCTGGCGGTGAATTTCTGGCTGACCGCCCGGGGGATTTTGCCCACCAGCGATGCCGCCGTGCTCAAAAGCCACAACGTTCAGAACGTGCTCGGCATTCAGTCGATTGATACAGGGATCCTTGGCGCGGTGATTGCGGGCGTGATCATCTGGCGTTTGCATGAGCGTTTTCACACCCTGCGCCTGCCGGATGCGCTGGCTTTCTTTGGCGGTACGCGTTCGGTGCCGATTGTCACCAGCGTCGTCATGGGGTTGATTGGTTTGCTGATCCCACTGGTCTGGCCGTGGTTCGCACTGGGTATTCGCGGCCTTGGGCACATTATTGAGAGTGCCGGTGATTTTGGTCCGATGATTTTTGGTACTGGTGAGCGCCTGTTACTCCCCTTCGGTTTGCAGCATATTCTGGTGGCGCTGATCCGCTTTACGGATGCTGGCGGCACGATGGAGGTCTGCGGACACAGCGTTAGCGGCGCACTGACCATTTTCCAGGCGCAGCTTGGTTGCGCAGAAACCCACGGCTTTTCAGAAAGCGCGACGCGTTTTCTCTCCCAGGGCAAAATGCCCGCCTTCCTGGGGGGGTTACCCGGCGCGGCGCTGGCGATGTATCACTGCGCCAAACCTGAGAATCGCCACAAAATAAAAGGTCTGCTTATTTCCGGGGTAATTGCCTGTGTCGTCGGCGGGACCACGGAACCGATCGAGTTTCTGTTCCTCTTCGTCGCGCCAGTGCTCTATTTGATCCACGCCGTATTGACCGGGCTGGGTTTTACCGCCATGGCGGTGCTCGGCGTCACGATTGGTAACACCGACGGCAATATTATCGATTTTATTGTTTTCGGGGTGCTGCACGGTCTGGCAACCAAGTGGTATCTGGTGCCGCTGGTCGCCGCTATCTGGTTTATCGTCTACTACGCGCTGTTCCGCTTTGCGATTAAACACTTCGATTTAAAAACACCGGGACGTGAAAGCGAGGTAGCGCAAAGCGCCCCCGCCAGTACGCCGGGCCAGTCAGGTTATGATGTTCCCGCGCTATTGAATGCGCTGGGCGGTGCGCAAAATGTACAAACGCTGGATAACTGCATAACCCGTTTACGTTTATCGGTGAAAGAGATGTCACGGGTCAATGTCGATGCCCTGAAAGCGCATCGCGCCATTGGGGTTATCAAAGTCAATGAGCATAATCTACAGGTGGTCATCGGCCCGCAGGTCCAGTCGGTAAAAGACGAAATGGCGCAGTTAATGATCACCCCACAAGCCCCCTCTGCGGTGGAGGCAGGATAA